From one Desulfobaculum xiamenense genomic stretch:
- a CDS encoding glycosyltransferase — MAEYPSSDHSQRPATVASVTPLPLSRDSRTMKQAATVARLSLRSVVVEGAPGLPLPQSLGLATRTAVARPDTGRGALAVASRYLWRLGAATYRATPPDAALYHLHAPYQFPAVYARARRTGAPIVYDAHDFYTAMERPDAAGMAERLVLHPLLARLEAACVRHCAALITVCDGLADLYRERYGREATVIRNCHDARLDVAPSTGIRDACDVGPDVFLVAVIGQAKAGRPTDAALAALTALPEHAHIALLGRGHEAIATAARMAGLAGRVHALPPVAPWEVVPFVCGANASLILYTPISQNYRFSLPNALFQSLAAGLPLLYPDLPEIRAVAEPRHCGLVIDPTDSAGIASALARIMDDAAHAASLREAATRAGHELSWAAEESRLSELYARLLGGSP, encoded by the coding sequence ATGGCCGAGTATCCATCTTCAGACCACTCCCAACGTCCCGCGACGGTGGCGAGCGTCACCCCGCTGCCGCTCTCGCGCGACAGCCGGACCATGAAGCAGGCCGCCACCGTTGCGCGGCTGAGCCTGCGCTCCGTCGTGGTCGAGGGCGCACCCGGCCTGCCGCTCCCGCAGTCTCTCGGCCTCGCCACCCGCACCGCCGTCGCCCGGCCGGACACCGGGCGCGGGGCGCTGGCCGTGGCCTCGCGCTACCTGTGGCGGCTGGGGGCGGCCACCTATCGCGCCACCCCGCCAGACGCCGCGCTCTACCACCTGCACGCGCCCTACCAGTTCCCGGCGGTCTACGCCCGCGCCCGGCGCACCGGCGCGCCCATCGTCTACGACGCGCACGACTTCTACACGGCCATGGAACGCCCCGACGCGGCGGGCATGGCCGAACGCCTCGTCCTGCACCCGCTGCTGGCCCGGCTGGAAGCCGCCTGCGTGCGCCATTGCGCCGCCCTCATCACGGTCTGCGACGGGCTGGCGGACCTCTACCGCGAGCGCTACGGACGCGAGGCCACGGTCATCCGCAACTGTCACGACGCCCGCCTCGACGTCGCGCCATCCACGGGAATCCGCGATGCCTGCGACGTCGGGCCAGACGTTTTCCTCGTGGCGGTGATCGGGCAGGCCAAGGCCGGACGCCCAACCGACGCAGCCCTCGCCGCGCTGACAGCCCTGCCAGAGCACGCCCACATCGCCCTGCTCGGACGCGGGCACGAGGCCATCGCCACGGCCGCCCGCATGGCGGGCCTTGCCGGACGCGTACACGCCCTGCCGCCCGTGGCCCCTTGGGAAGTGGTACCTTTCGTTTGCGGCGCCAACGCCTCGCTCATCCTCTACACCCCCATTTCGCAAAACTACCGCTTCTCACTGCCAAACGCGCTCTTCCAGTCCCTCGCCGCAGGGCTGCCCCTGCTGTACCCGGACCTGCCGGAAATCCGCGCCGTGGCCGAACCGCGCCATTGCGGACTGGTGATCGACCCTACGGACAGCGCGGGAATCGCGAGCGCGCTCGCACGCATCATGGACGACGCCGCGCACGCCGCCAGCCTGCGCGAGGCCGCGACGCGGGCCGGGCACGAACTCTCGTGGGCCGCCGAGGAATCGCGGCTTTCGGAGCTCTACGCCCGCCTGCTTGGAGGCTCGCCATGA
- the asnB gene encoding asparagine synthase (glutamine-hydrolyzing) produces MCGIAGIVSDGAGWARLGGITGMADALAHRGPDDEGYAVFRADGSGVCLAGGPATPATAWSLDAPYAPAVRRENLGAHGAGLALGHRRLSILDLSPAGRQPMCTPDGRYWIVYNGEIYNHVELREDLERAGETFRSTSDTEVLLRLLALRGEAALGELEGMFALALYDSHRRTLLLARDPFGIKPLYWCAWPGGMAFASEPKALLTLDGVVRAADPEQVGRYLAGLPTDGGERTFFADVRRLPAGHLLTVTVPAAVVSGPYRWFDPTPAPQSTMGFMQAAAVLRGMFLAGVARHMRSDIPVGAALSGGLDSSAVLVAMRHHAPDADLSAFSFDAGKDAPSEIGHARTAAQAAAARIHVVMAEPADLGRDMADLIRAHDEPVRSASVYAQYRVMAAAADSGVRVLLDGQGADELAAGYRPMVASRMASLVSRWQIFEAVRLWRAALALPDVSGAALVLRAGKLLLPPWAERVARAVPALRLLPRWVDACWLAERGALPHPAPAPHGPDHLRAACLDALTASYLPELLRYEDRNSMAHSVESRLPFLTPELAGFLLHLPEGHLVGADARGKAVLRSALHGIVPDAILDRRDKIGFVAPDAAWLRAAPHWLRGVLHGDGPPMFDMPALRREAERFLGGGAYAERLWRGAMLAAWARELGVEFDGGGAR; encoded by the coding sequence ATGTGCGGGATTGCGGGAATCGTTTCCGACGGCGCGGGCTGGGCGCGCCTTGGCGGCATTACGGGCATGGCCGATGCGCTGGCGCATCGTGGCCCGGATGACGAGGGCTATGCCGTGTTCCGTGCAGACGGAAGCGGTGTGTGTCTCGCTGGCGGTCCCGCCACGCCTGCTACGGCGTGGTCTCTCGATGCGCCGTACGCCCCGGCCGTGCGCCGGGAGAACCTTGGCGCACACGGCGCTGGCCTCGCACTGGGCCACCGCCGCCTGTCCATCCTCGACCTGTCTCCCGCCGGGCGCCAGCCCATGTGTACGCCGGACGGCCGCTACTGGATCGTCTACAACGGCGAAATCTACAACCACGTCGAACTGCGCGAAGACCTCGAACGCGCGGGCGAAACCTTCCGCTCCACCTCGGACACGGAGGTGCTCCTGCGCCTGCTGGCGCTTCGCGGCGAGGCCGCCCTTGGTGAGCTGGAAGGCATGTTTGCCCTCGCGCTCTACGATTCCCACCGCCGCACGCTACTCCTCGCGCGCGACCCCTTCGGCATCAAGCCGCTGTACTGGTGCGCGTGGCCGGGGGGCATGGCCTTCGCCTCGGAACCGAAGGCCCTGCTCACCCTCGACGGCGTGGTGCGCGCGGCCGACCCGGAACAGGTGGGGCGGTATCTGGCTGGGCTACCCACGGACGGCGGGGAGCGGACATTCTTCGCCGATGTGCGACGCCTCCCGGCCGGACACCTGTTGACGGTCACCGTGCCTGCGGCTGTGGTCTCCGGTCCGTATCGCTGGTTCGACCCGACGCCCGCGCCACAGTCCACGATGGGCTTTATGCAGGCCGCAGCCGTGCTGCGCGGCATGTTCCTCGCGGGGGTGGCGCGGCACATGCGAAGCGACATTCCCGTCGGCGCGGCGCTCTCGGGCGGGCTGGATTCCTCGGCGGTGCTCGTGGCCATGCGTCATCATGCGCCGGACGCGGACCTCTCGGCCTTCAGTTTCGACGCCGGGAAGGATGCGCCTTCCGAGATTGGGCATGCCCGGACGGCCGCGCAGGCCGCAGCGGCGCGGATACATGTGGTGATGGCCGAACCAGCCGACCTTGGGCGGGACATGGCGGACCTCATCCGGGCGCACGACGAGCCGGTGCGTTCGGCCAGCGTTTACGCCCAGTACCGGGTCATGGCTGCGGCGGCTGATTCCGGGGTGCGCGTGCTCTTGGACGGACAGGGAGCTGACGAACTGGCCGCAGGGTATCGCCCCATGGTGGCGTCGCGCATGGCGTCGCTTGTCTCTCGTTGGCAAATTTTCGAGGCCGTGCGGCTGTGGCGGGCCGCGCTGGCTCTGCCGGACGTGAGCGGGGCGGCGCTTGTGCTTCGCGCTGGGAAGCTTCTGCTGCCGCCGTGGGCCGAGCGCGTGGCCCGCGCCGTTCCCGCCCTGCGCCTGCTGCCGCGCTGGGTCGATGCCTGCTGGCTGGCCGAGCGCGGGGCCTTGCCGCATCCCGCGCCTGCCCCGCACGGTCCGGACCACCTGCGCGCGGCATGTCTCGACGCGTTGACTGCGTCCTACCTTCCGGAACTCCTGCGCTATGAGGACCGCAATTCCATGGCCCATTCCGTGGAAAGCCGTCTGCCCTTTCTGACCCCGGAACTGGCTGGGTTCCTGCTCCATCTGCCCGAGGGGCACCTCGTTGGAGCTGATGCGCGGGGCAAGGCTGTGCTGCGCAGTGCTCTGCACGGCATCGTGCCGGACGCCATCCTCGACAGGCGCGACAAGATCGGCTTTGTCGCGCCGGATGCGGCGTGGCTTCGCGCCGCGCCGCATTGGCTGCGCGGAGTACTCCACGGCGACGGCCCGCCCATGTTCGACATGCCCGCCCTGCGCCGCGAGGCCGAACGCTTCCTTGGCGGTGGAGCCTACGCCGAACGTTTGTGGCGTGGGGCGATGCTCGCCGCGTGGGCGCGCGAACTCGGTGTGGAGTTCGACGGCGGAGGCGCGCGGTGA
- a CDS encoding tetratricopeptide repeat protein gives MTAFMDCLVIVTLGWLALRGWRRKAFSEDDGNWFFLAAFQGRGARLWHGGLHTVGYFGIEWLAAQAARIAGRRDAAFFYACKAWWLTATACAAYLAADALWGRAAGLGAGLAFLAACAAPSTLFSLTYGEHVFLLPLALCLTLLGHAGDVGALAFFGAGLMAGWMVHIKLTALAWAVVVPLAFPFLPGPWTALWTYAVGFAVIMLAPLALIPLVEKCSPRQYLINLVTPLAEYAGYVLERLGVIGARELWNRAFNSWEYGIAEAGDSYLGVNSATSRGRRGLLAWRNLRWSLRDLWGVLCVAGAWLVCWPLRGDGATAALIGVGAVLVGMQQVQQNYFTPHFNPLWLPVALLAGAGAHWAVQTGGMAWWALVGVGLAQAGWLALRLRRFAVEEREGRNPDGTTSMWGLFALAREVGTAVRELAREGERLLVWGDHPALYLYADRFYIGRATFFLYGHGARLRYADWLVSEMRRDPPELLLFFTYRVRDEWDAAAVSRRTGAAYLPERLFRVPAADPQAPPYDFGLYRLDAAQWRQALVEEARRTCQREDRDAARVRLERVLARYPGDAEASLRLAMLDVERAARAAWLETRRAGAHAPDERAAVLFAMAQESARGGDQRAAARMLDEALALAPDDAGMLTARGEAAYARGRAAEAVAFLRRALDINPYSADALTDMAVILAGQGRRDEAATLLRRALDAVPDHRDARQSLAALGIARHEAAEGAS, from the coding sequence GTGACGGCATTCATGGATTGCCTTGTCATCGTGACCCTCGGTTGGCTTGCCCTGCGTGGCTGGCGGCGCAAGGCCTTTTCCGAGGACGACGGCAACTGGTTCTTCCTCGCCGCGTTTCAGGGACGCGGGGCGCGGCTATGGCACGGCGGACTGCACACAGTGGGCTATTTCGGCATTGAGTGGCTGGCCGCGCAGGCCGCGCGCATCGCCGGACGCCGCGACGCCGCGTTTTTCTACGCCTGCAAGGCATGGTGGCTGACGGCCACTGCCTGCGCCGCGTATTTGGCTGCGGACGCCCTGTGGGGGCGCGCGGCCGGGCTTGGGGCGGGGCTGGCATTTCTCGCTGCCTGCGCCGCGCCGTCCACGCTATTCTCCCTCACCTACGGCGAACACGTCTTTCTGCTGCCGCTGGCGTTGTGCCTCACCCTTCTGGGCCATGCCGGGGACGTGGGCGCGTTGGCCTTCTTCGGGGCCGGGCTCATGGCCGGGTGGATGGTGCATATCAAGCTGACCGCGCTGGCGTGGGCGGTGGTAGTGCCGCTGGCCTTCCCCTTCTTGCCCGGCCCGTGGACGGCGCTGTGGACCTACGCCGTGGGCTTCGCCGTCATCATGCTCGCCCCGCTGGCGCTCATCCCGCTGGTCGAGAAGTGCTCGCCGCGCCAGTACCTTATCAACCTCGTGACGCCGCTGGCCGAGTACGCGGGTTACGTGCTGGAGCGCCTTGGCGTCATCGGCGCGCGGGAGCTGTGGAACCGCGCCTTCAACTCGTGGGAGTACGGCATCGCTGAGGCCGGGGACAGCTACCTCGGAGTGAACAGCGCCACCTCGCGCGGGCGGCGGGGGCTTCTCGCGTGGCGCAACCTGCGCTGGAGCCTTCGCGACCTGTGGGGTGTGCTGTGCGTTGCCGGGGCGTGGCTCGTGTGCTGGCCCCTGCGTGGTGACGGGGCCACGGCGGCGCTCATTGGCGTTGGTGCGGTGCTCGTTGGCATGCAGCAGGTGCAGCAGAACTATTTCACGCCGCATTTCAATCCGCTGTGGCTCCCCGTGGCGCTTCTGGCCGGTGCCGGAGCGCACTGGGCCGTTCAGACCGGGGGCATGGCGTGGTGGGCGCTCGTTGGCGTGGGGCTTGCGCAGGCGGGGTGGCTGGCGCTGCGCCTGCGGCGTTTCGCCGTCGAGGAGCGCGAAGGGCGAAATCCCGACGGGACCACCTCCATGTGGGGGCTTTTCGCTCTGGCGCGGGAGGTGGGTACCGCCGTTCGCGAACTGGCCCGCGAGGGCGAGCGGCTTCTGGTCTGGGGCGACCATCCGGCCCTGTATCTCTACGCGGACCGTTTCTACATCGGCCGGGCCACGTTTTTCCTCTACGGGCACGGGGCGCGGCTGCGCTATGCGGACTGGCTCGTCTCCGAGATGCGGCGCGATCCGCCGGAACTTCTGCTTTTCTTCACGTACCGCGTGCGCGACGAGTGGGACGCCGCCGCCGTGAGCCGCCGTACCGGCGCGGCCTACCTGCCGGAGCGGCTGTTTCGCGTGCCCGCCGCCGATCCGCAGGCTCCCCCGTACGATTTTGGCCTGTACCGGCTGGACGCCGCGCAGTGGCGGCAGGCGCTTGTGGAGGAGGCCCGCCGGACCTGCCAGCGTGAGGACCGCGACGCCGCGCGGGTGCGCCTTGAGCGTGTGCTGGCGCGTTATCCGGGCGATGCCGAGGCGTCCTTGCGCCTCGCCATGCTCGACGTGGAGCGCGCCGCACGCGCGGCGTGGCTGGAGACGCGTCGTGCCGGGGCGCATGCGCCGGACGAGCGGGCCGCCGTGCTCTTTGCCATGGCGCAGGAATCCGCGCGCGGTGGGGACCAGCGGGCGGCGGCGCGCATGCTCGACGAGGCGCTGGCCCTCGCGCCGGACGACGCTGGCATGCTCACCGCGCGGGGCGAGGCCGCATACGCGCGGGGGCGGGCGGCCGAGGCCGTGGCCTTCCTGCGCCGTGCCCTCGACATCAATCCGTATTCCGCCGACGCGTTGACGGACATGGCGGTCATTCTTGCCGGTCAGGGACGCCGGGACGAGGCCGCGACGCTTCTGCGCCGCGCCCTCGACGCCGTGCCCGACCATCGCGACGCCCGGCAGAGCCTTGCCGCCCTCGGCATTGCGCGGCACGAGGCCGCAGAGGGGGCGTCGTGA
- a CDS encoding glycosyltransferase codes for MRVAHVSLSVEYYPGVARQRADEAVAARLLDGDAWDVFVVSGQEGYGRDGVRRIAPDVPGWLTGLFPPGRGGVGRIGMAGRALTLNLAPARGAFNRVVDALAGEYDVVLARYYPGEIWARPMRRRENVLFVHHTLAVRELGLESRMGALIERVTGPRRQRGCLGVVGVTPEIARAEALRAGGLAWLSMPNAIHAQRVRLAGDVRGDALRLVMVAGRFRPWHGLDVVLARMAEYAGHEPFELHLAGALDADLRRLVIGTPRVAWHGILEPAPLDALLSTADVCFGSMAMHRAGLAEASSIKVRDALARGLPVVAGCADPAFPADFPWYMPLERDWAWGEALERARRARGASRAEVAAAAREHIDYLPVMRRFLADLRGLVP; via the coding sequence GTGCGCGTAGCTCATGTGTCCTTGAGCGTGGAATACTACCCCGGCGTGGCACGGCAGCGGGCCGACGAGGCCGTGGCCGCGCGGCTGTTGGACGGCGACGCGTGGGACGTGTTCGTGGTCTCGGGGCAGGAGGGCTACGGGCGCGACGGCGTGCGGCGTATCGCTCCGGACGTGCCGGGGTGGTTGACGGGGCTGTTTCCGCCGGGGCGCGGCGGGGTGGGGCGCATTGGCATGGCCGGGCGCGCGCTGACCCTGAATCTCGCCCCGGCGCGGGGGGCCTTCAACCGTGTGGTGGACGCGCTGGCTGGGGAGTACGACGTGGTGTTGGCTCGCTATTACCCCGGCGAGATATGGGCGCGGCCCATGCGCAGGCGGGAGAACGTGCTTTTCGTGCATCACACGCTGGCCGTGCGTGAGCTGGGGCTTGAGAGTCGGATGGGGGCGCTGATCGAGCGTGTGACCGGACCCCGGCGGCAGCGGGGATGCCTCGGCGTGGTGGGCGTCACCCCGGAGATAGCACGGGCCGAGGCGTTACGCGCTGGCGGGCTGGCGTGGCTGAGTATGCCCAACGCCATCCACGCGCAGCGCGTCCGGCTGGCTGGTGACGTGCGAGGGGACGCCCTGCGGTTGGTGATGGTGGCCGGACGCTTTCGTCCGTGGCACGGGCTGGACGTGGTGCTCGCGCGTATGGCGGAGTACGCCGGGCACGAGCCGTTCGAACTGCATCTGGCCGGGGCGCTGGACGCGGACCTGCGGCGATTGGTCATTGGAACGCCACGCGTGGCGTGGCATGGAATTCTTGAGCCTGCGCCTCTCGATGCGCTTTTGTCCACGGCGGACGTGTGCTTCGGCAGTATGGCCATGCATCGGGCTGGGCTGGCCGAGGCCTCGTCCATCAAGGTTCGCGACGCCCTCGCCCGGGGGCTGCCAGTGGTGGCCGGATGCGCGGACCCGGCATTCCCGGCGGATTTCCCGTGGTACATGCCCCTTGAGCGGGACTGGGCGTGGGGCGAGGCGCTGGAGCGGGCGCGTCGGGCACGCGGCGCGTCGCGCGCGGAGGTGGCAGCCGCCGCGCGCGAACACATCGACTATCTTCCCGTCATGCGGAGATTCCTCGCCGATTTGCGGGGCCTTGTGCCCTAG
- the hflX gene encoding GTPase HflX, producing the protein MTNDQARELAVLSRGIGRQIGVLIDRQGKPSMVIVGEPGGIFIPDISGERRSPGRLRGLRLLHTHLTDEALTEEDLMDMVFLRLDAVTALTVDDMGSPRDVHEATLLPPNPEGRAYDITGPTPYHRVTTNYLSRIEALEDEMGRAGAAASGSTQSGGRRDRAMLVSVSTEARAAQEISLRELADLASTAGVDVGGTMIQRVRVMNPKTILGKGKLAELEVMALQENAGVIIFDQELTTAQMRNLADITERRILDRTQLILDIFAQHATSRSGKLQVELAQLQYTLPRLVGKNRAMDRLMGGIGGRGPGETKLEVDRRRVRERITRIKKDLTELRKRRKATRTRRAKAGLPVVALVGYTNAGKSTLLNTLTSSTVLAEDKLFATLDPTTRRLRFPEEREIIITDTVGFIRQLPDELKEAFRATLEELEAADVLLHVADAGHPELETHVAAVEDILREMDLHEIPRIMVLNKWDSLDDEQRMLVGNIYPEGIPASAIDRPSLRPLVTAILTAAFPGWHEADAEDWAQEATAVDEGDDETEQWERELPSDDETADEHGR; encoded by the coding sequence ATGACCAACGACCAGGCCCGCGAACTCGCGGTGCTCTCGCGCGGCATCGGCCGCCAGATCGGCGTGCTCATCGACCGTCAGGGCAAGCCGTCCATGGTCATCGTCGGCGAACCGGGCGGCATCTTCATCCCCGACATTTCCGGCGAACGCCGCAGCCCCGGCAGGCTGCGCGGGCTGCGCCTGCTGCACACCCACCTCACGGACGAGGCGCTCACCGAGGAAGACCTCATGGACATGGTCTTCCTGCGGCTCGACGCCGTCACGGCCCTCACCGTGGACGACATGGGCTCCCCGCGCGACGTGCACGAGGCCACGCTCCTGCCGCCCAATCCCGAAGGCCGCGCCTACGACATCACCGGCCCCACGCCCTACCACCGCGTCACCACCAACTACCTCTCGCGCATCGAGGCGCTGGAGGACGAGATGGGTCGCGCGGGCGCAGCCGCATCCGGCTCGACGCAATCCGGCGGACGCCGCGACAGGGCCATGCTCGTCAGCGTATCCACCGAGGCCCGCGCCGCGCAGGAAATCTCCCTTCGCGAACTGGCGGACCTCGCGTCCACGGCGGGCGTGGACGTGGGCGGCACCATGATCCAGCGCGTACGCGTCATGAATCCCAAGACCATCCTCGGCAAGGGCAAGCTCGCCGAGCTTGAGGTCATGGCCCTTCAGGAAAACGCGGGCGTGATCATCTTCGATCAGGAACTTACCACGGCCCAGATGCGAAACCTCGCCGACATCACCGAACGCCGCATCCTCGACCGCACGCAGCTCATCCTCGACATCTTCGCCCAGCACGCCACCTCGCGCTCCGGCAAGCTGCAGGTGGAGCTGGCCCAGTTGCAGTACACCTTGCCCCGGCTGGTGGGAAAGAACCGGGCGATGGACAGGCTCATGGGCGGCATCGGCGGACGCGGACCCGGCGAGACGAAGCTCGAAGTGGACCGCCGCCGCGTGCGCGAGCGCATCACCCGCATCAAGAAGGACCTCACGGAGCTTCGCAAGCGCCGCAAGGCCACGCGCACCCGCCGCGCCAAGGCCGGGCTGCCCGTGGTAGCGCTGGTGGGCTACACCAACGCTGGCAAATCCACCCTGCTCAACACCCTCACCAGCAGCACCGTGCTGGCCGAGGACAAACTCTTCGCCACGCTGGACCCCACCACCCGCAGGCTGCGCTTCCCCGAGGAGCGCGAGATCATCATCACCGACACCGTGGGCTTCATCCGCCAGCTTCCCGACGAACTGAAGGAGGCCTTCCGGGCTACCCTCGAAGAGTTGGAAGCCGCCGACGTGCTCCTGCACGTGGCCGACGCGGGGCACCCGGAGCTTGAAACCCACGTCGCCGCCGTGGAGGACATCCTGCGCGAAATGGACCTGCACGAAATCCCGCGCATCATGGTCCTCAACAAGTGGGACAGCCTCGACGACGAACAACGCATGCTGGTGGGCAACATCTACCCCGAGGGCATCCCCGCCTCAGCCATCGACCGCCCGAGCCTGCGCCCGCTGGTGACGGCCATCCTCACCGCCGCCTTCCCGGGCTGGCACGAGGCCGACGCCGAGGACTGGGCGCAGGAGGCCACCGCCGTGGACGAGGGCGACGACGAAACCGAGCAGTGGGAACGGGAGCTTCCGTCGGACGACGAAACAGCTGACGAGCACGGCCGCTAG
- a CDS encoding IMP cyclohydrolase translates to MELVSIRRAILSVTDKTGLVDFARFLSENGVELFSTGGTRKMLLDAGLRVASVSEVTGFPEIMNGRVKTLHPHIHAGILADKDNPEHMETLAKLDLAPFDLVCVNLYNFAEAAARGLDLKAAVEQIDIGGPCMLRASAKNFHSVLVAPGPQHYARIREELEANGMKAPLALRKDMAALTFRQTNRYDGMIADYLESHEA, encoded by the coding sequence ATGGAGCTTGTGTCCATTCGGCGCGCCATCCTGAGCGTGACCGACAAGACGGGACTGGTCGATTTCGCACGCTTTCTCTCCGAGAACGGCGTGGAACTCTTCTCTACCGGCGGAACCCGGAAAATGCTCCTCGACGCTGGCCTTCGTGTGGCCTCCGTCAGTGAGGTGACCGGCTTCCCCGAAATCATGAACGGCAGGGTCAAGACCCTGCACCCCCACATCCACGCCGGCATCCTCGCCGACAAGGACAACCCCGAGCACATGGAGACCCTCGCGAAGCTCGACCTCGCGCCCTTCGATCTCGTGTGCGTCAATCTCTACAACTTCGCCGAGGCCGCCGCCCGCGGGCTGGACCTCAAGGCCGCCGTCGAGCAGATCGACATCGGCGGTCCCTGCATGCTGCGCGCCAGCGCCAAGAACTTCCACTCCGTCCTCGTGGCCCCCGGTCCGCAGCACTACGCGCGCATCCGCGAAGAGCTGGAAGCCAACGGCATGAAGGCCCCCCTCGCCCTGCGCAAGGACATGGCCGCCCTCACCTTCCGCCAGACCAACCGCTACGACGGAATGATCGCCGACTACCTCGAATCCCACGAGGCATAG
- a CDS encoding tetratricopeptide repeat protein yields MSSHLDYEINKELGECYLFMGDLEKAHEYYSKAVTCNGVHPDPYLGLATIAVQRGDLDDALQLYTKAASIDADDKSLAGMGLVEMELGRHEEAFGHFAGALERNPENLIAVFMMVQLGHTLGRIEETLPHMENFLAISPLKHDVRYSLAGCLSCLGRTDEAMAHLEQILANDPSHEAARELLEQLRS; encoded by the coding sequence ATGAGCAGCCATCTTGATTACGAGATCAACAAGGAACTTGGAGAGTGCTATCTCTTCATGGGCGATCTGGAAAAGGCCCACGAGTATTACAGCAAGGCCGTCACCTGTAATGGCGTGCATCCCGATCCCTATCTCGGGCTTGCCACCATCGCCGTACAGCGCGGCGACCTCGATGACGCCCTTCAACTCTACACGAAGGCCGCGTCCATCGATGCCGACGACAAGTCGCTGGCGGGCATGGGTCTCGTGGAAATGGAACTGGGCAGGCACGAGGAGGCCTTCGGGCACTTCGCGGGCGCGCTGGAGCGCAACCCCGAAAACCTCATCGCCGTGTTCATGATGGTCCAGCTGGGGCACACCCTCGGCCGCATCGAGGAAACCCTGCCCCACATGGAAAACTTTCTCGCCATCTCCCCGCTCAAGCACGACGTCAGATACTCTCTGGCGGGCTGCCTGTCCTGCCTCGGCAGGACCGACGAGGCCATGGCGCATCTGGAGCAGATTCTCGCCAACGACCCCTCGCACGAGGCGGCGCGCGAGCTGCTCGAACAGCTCAGGTCATAA
- the flgB gene encoding flagellar basal body rod protein FlgB gives MKSLFGSHINLTAKVLDMRLMRQNVVMSNLSNITTPNYKVQRLEFEKDLQAALDLDARGKMTRTQADHIPHVFEAGQFGPDLASNLKHRVIHGEDNVDLDKEMSIMAKNSLAYNALTTVIKKNFEGMTNIISEGGR, from the coding sequence ATGAAGAGCCTTTTCGGATCGCATATCAACCTTACCGCAAAGGTACTGGACATGCGGCTCATGCGTCAAAATGTCGTCATGAGCAACCTGTCCAACATCACGACCCCGAACTACAAGGTCCAGCGTCTGGAATTCGAGAAGGATTTGCAGGCGGCCCTCGACCTCGACGCCCGGGGCAAGATGACGCGCACGCAGGCCGACCACATCCCGCATGTTTTCGAGGCGGGGCAGTTCGGCCCCGATCTCGCCTCGAACCTGAAGCACCGCGTGATTCACGGCGAGGACAACGTGGACCTCGACAAGGAAATGTCCATCATGGCCAAGAACAGCCTTGCCTACAACGCGTTGACCACCGTCATTAAGAAGAATTTCGAGGGGATGACCAACATCATCTCCGAAGGAGGGCGATAG
- the flgC gene encoding flagellar basal body rod protein FlgC, with protein sequence MDFMTALDIAASGLSTERTSMNITSMNLANAKTTRTPEGGPYRRRAVVRATADVDSPFSKVMQDSMSRELKGSRVLGIAEDSRPMKRVFEPGHPDADPQGYVSYPDINVVEEMTNMLTASRAYEAGVTSIQSIKGMYSKALEIGR encoded by the coding sequence ATGGATTTCATGACCGCACTCGACATCGCCGCGTCCGGACTGTCCACCGAACGCACGAGCATGAACATCACGTCCATGAACCTCGCCAACGCCAAGACCACCCGCACGCCGGAGGGCGGTCCCTACCGCCGCCGCGCAGTGGTCCGCGCCACGGCCGACGTGGATTCCCCCTTCTCCAAGGTGATGCAGGACTCCATGAGCCGCGAGCTGAAAGGCTCCCGCGTGCTGGGCATCGCCGAGGACTCCCGTCCCATGAAGCGCGTCTTCGAGCCGGGACACCCCGATGCCGACCCGCAGGGCTACGTGTCCTACCCGGACATCAACGTCGTCGAGGAAATGACGAACATGCTGACGGCATCGCGCGCCTACGAGGCCGGGGTGACCTCCATCCAGTCCATCAAGGGCATGTACTCCAAGGCCCTTGAGATAGGCCGCTAG
- the fliE gene encoding flagellar hook-basal body complex protein FliE, with the protein MVDIRSAALSAYRTAMQSGSINGVGGVKPLSKASPASSSFARAVDTEVRRQRMDDPIATARAEETAKHFMKVQKPFTETVTDSLHKVNELDAVKTSMIEEFASGRSQNVHELMISLQKAGLAMRMTSAVRNKVLEAYKELSRMQF; encoded by the coding sequence ATGGTCGATATCCGTAGCGCAGCGCTTTCCGCATACCGCACCGCCATGCAGAGCGGCAGCATCAACGGCGTGGGCGGCGTGAAGCCGCTGTCGAAGGCTTCCCCCGCGTCGTCGAGCTTCGCCCGCGCGGTGGACACCGAGGTCCGCCGTCAGCGCATGGACGATCCTATCGCCACGGCCCGCGCCGAGGAGACCGCCAAGCATTTCATGAAGGTCCAGAAGCCCTTCACCGAGACGGTCACCGACTCCCTGCATAAGGTCAACGAGCTCGACGCCGTCAAGACGTCCATGATTGAGGAGTTCGCCTCGGGACGCTCGCAGAATGTGCATGAGCTGATGATCAGCCTCCAGAAGGCGGGCCTTGCCATGCGCATGACCTCCGCCGTGCGCAACAAGGTGCTGGAGGCCTACAAGGAACTTTCGCGGATGCAGTTCTAG